The following is a genomic window from Sphingomonas sinipercae.
ACACGCGGCAACCGGCGCGCCAGGCCATGGCGATGCCGTCACCCGTGGCGCCGCGCGGCGCGGTGGAGAACAGGTAAGCGCGCCCGGCGCCGCCGCTGGCGAGGACGGTTGCGCGCCCGGTCAACGCTTCGACCCGCCGCCGCTGCTTGTTATAGGCGTAAAGCCCGTGGACCTGGCCGCTGGTTGAAAAGTCGGCGGCGTGGCGGCCGGTGATCAGGTCGATCGCGACCATGTCGGGCAGCAAGGTGATGTTCGGATGTGCCGCCGCCGCTTTCTCGAGCGCCGTCTGGATCGCCCGCCCGGTGGCGTCCGCGACGTGGACGATGCGCCGGTGGCTGTGGCCGCCTTCGCGGGTCAGGTGAAGGCCATCGCCTTCGGTGGCGAAGGGCACGCCCAATTGCTCCAGCCGGGCAATCGCCGCCGGCGCTTCCCCCACCACATATTCGACGATCGCCTTGTCGTTGAGGCCGGCGCCGGCGATCATCGTATCGTTGACGTGCGCTTCGAACGTGTCGCCTTCCTCAAGGACGGCGGCGATCCCGCCCTGCGCCCAGCCGGTCGCACCCTCGCCGAGCGAGCCTTTCGCGATCACCGCGACCTTGCGTTCCGGGGCAAGGTTGAGCGCCGCGGTAAGTCCCGCCGCCCCCGACCCGACGATCAAGACGTCGAAGGCCTTGCTCACGCGCTGGCGCCGGACACCAGGCTTAGGAACACGTCTTCAAGGTCCGGTTCGCGAGTCTTCACATCGACGATGGCGAGCCCGTCCCGCTGCAGCGCCGCCAGCACCTCGCCGGCGTTCACCCGGTCCTTGCGGTAAGTGATCTGCAACGTGCGTTCGTCGAGCAGGCCGATGTTCTGGAAGCAATCGTTGGTCGGAACGTCCTCGACGGCCTTGTCGAAGGTGACCACGACGGACTTTTCCTGCGCCTTGGCGATCAGCGTCCGGGTCGGCTCATTGGCAATCACCTTGCCGTGGTTGATGATCGCGATGCGGTCGCAAAGCTCCTCGGCTTCCTCAAGGTAATGGGTGGTCAGCACCACCGTGACGCCTTGCTCGTTGAGCGAGCGCACATAGCCCCACAATTGCTTGCGAAGCTCAATGTCCACGCCTGCTGTCGGCTCGTCCAGGACCAGGATCGGCGGCGAATGGACCATCGCCTTGGCCACCAGCAACCGCCGCTTCATCCCGCCGGACAGGGTGCGCGCGTAGGCGTTCGCTTTGTCGCTGAGGTGCATTGCCGCGAGCAGTGCTTCGGTCTTGCGCGCCGTGGCTGGGATTCCATAAAGCCCGGCCTGGATTTCCAGCGCCTCGGCGGGGGTGAAGAAGGGATCGAACAGGATTTCCTGCGGCACGATGCCGATTGAACGTTTCGCATTGCGCGGGTGGCGGTCGATGTCGAAGCCCCAGACCGTTGCCCGGCCGCTGGTCTTGGTCACCATCCCCGCAAGGATGTTGATCAGCGTGGACTTGCCCGCCCCATTGGGGCCGAGGAGTCCGAAAATCTGGCCGCGCGGCACGTCGAAGCTGACTTCGTCCAGCGCGCGCTTGCCGCCGGCGTAGGTCTTTGACAGCGATTCGATGCGGATCGCGG
Proteins encoded in this region:
- a CDS encoding ABC transporter ATP-binding protein: MQPAEPAIRIESLSKTYAGGKRALDEVSFDVPRGQIFGLLGPNGAGKSTLINILAGMVTKTSGRATVWGFDIDRHPRNAKRSIGIVPQEILFDPFFTPAEALEIQAGLYGIPATARKTEALLAAMHLSDKANAYARTLSGGMKRRLLVAKAMVHSPPILVLDEPTAGVDIELRKQLWGYVRSLNEQGVTVVLTTHYLEEAEELCDRIAIINHGKVIANEPTRTLIAKAQEKSVVVTFDKAVEDVPTNDCFQNIGLLDERTLQITYRKDRVNAGEVLAALQRDGLAIVDVKTREPDLEDVFLSLVSGASA